The genomic stretch AAGCACATCAAAGATACCCTGTATTTATAGGTTTTGGTGTTCTTCAGCTCTTTTTGGAAACACAGAACCAAAATTTAATCATAGTCCAATATTTCCTGTCAAGAGTCTCGATTAAGAGTTAAGACCATGATCTCAGAGATTCTGTTTTAATTACTAATCCTCCATTCTTTTCTAGAgtcaacttttcaaaaaaacattcaattcaaAGATTAAGATGGAACCTCTCGTTTCGAGGTATCCATTTCTCCTCTTATTGTTATACTTGTGTGTTGTTTCGCTTCTTTCCCCAGTTAGATCAGGCGATGCTGAGGCTCTTTTAACCCTCAAATCGGCCATTGATCCTCTAAACTCCCTCTCATGGCAACAAGGAATCAATGTGTGCAAATGGCAAGGTGTCAAAGAATGCAAGAATGGAAGGGTCACAAAGCTTGTTGTAGAGTACCAAAACCTGAGTGGTACTCTAGATTCCAAAATCCTAAACCAATTAGATCAACTTCGAGTCTTGAGCTTCAAAGGGAACTCACTTTCAGGCCAAATCCCAAGTCTTTCTGGCCTCGTCAATCTCAAATCTCTCTTCCTTCAAACCAACAACTTCTCTGGTGATTTCCCAGATTCCATTACAGGCCTACACCGTTTAAAAGTCATAGTTTTAGCTCAAAACCAAATCTCTGGTCCAATCCCAGCGTCCCTCCTCAAACTCAGTCGTTTGTATGTTCTCTACTTGGAAGATAATAAGTTCACTGGGGCAATCCCTCCGTTGAACCAAACCAGTCTAAGATTCTTCAATGTGTCTAACAATCAACTCTCTGGTCAAATTCCTGTAACCTCGTCATTGATTAGGTTCAACACATCCTCATTCCTTGGTAATCTCAATCTTTGTGGTCTACAAATTCAAAATCCTTGCAACAACGTAAATTTAGGACCATCTCCAAGTCCAACTTCTCCAACTTCAAAACCATCCTCCAAACATAGCAAGATAATCAAGATTGTAGCGGGAAGTGTTGGCGGGTTTATGTTTGTTATAATTTGTCTACTTTTGGCACGTTGTTTTTGTTTCGAGAATGGCCCCAAGAAAGAGGGGTCATCGGTTTTAGGGGTGGTTGGTGCTGAAAGAGGAGGAGAAGCATTAGGAGGCGGCGGAGGTGGAGGCGGAGGCGGCGGCATGGATGGTAATAGTGGTGGGAGACAGGGGGGGTTTTCATGGGAGGGTGAGGGCTTAGGGAGTCTGGTGTTCTTGGGTGCAGGGGATCAGAAGATGTGTTACAGCTTAGAGGATTTATTGAAGGCGTCAGCTGAGACTTTGGGTAGGGGTACTATAGGGAGTACATACAAAGCTGTGATGGAGTCTGGGTTCATCGTGACCGTTAAAAGGTTAAAAGATTCAAGATATCCTAGGCTTGAGGAGTTCAGGAGACACATGGAACTGCTTGGTAGGCTAAGGCATCCCATCCTGGTCCCACTCAGGGCTTATTTTCAGGCTAAGGAGGAAAGGCTACTTGTATATGATTATTTCCCCAACGGCAGCCTCTTTTCTCTCCTCCACGGTATGTCGGAGAAATCATTACATGTTTTCTACTAATAATTAGTAAGTTTAAATTAGTACTGCTTTATTTCTCTGATTTGATCAATCATTTTGTTCTGCTTtcctttgccttttcttttgttttttacctCTAGTCCCCTAGTCTCCATGGTAAAAAACCCTAATGTGAATATTGACGGTCCAATCTATGGAACATTAAACAACTTCAACCCCTCAATTCTAGGGTACCAGTCTGGACCGGTTTTCATTGACCATTGAAGCCAAGTCCATGTCTTGACTGCTAATAACTAACGAGAGAGCGTGGCATTAGGTCAAACTCCTCACTCTTAAGCACAATGTTCAATGTGAATTAAACCATTAAGGGAGTGCTCCGTGCGCTAGTGAGTACCCACGCTAGTCTGTAGAACTTGAATGAATGTGCTCAGCTTTAGGCAGACATTTTGCAATATTATATGGTTTTGAAGTGTACATTCAAATGCTAAAAGCCTCCATATGCATtgcccatatatatatatatatatcataaatgCCAGGAGCTAAATGGGGTACCATGCTCCCTTCCCTCCATTAAAATCATGGCCACCTGCCACGTTAGATAGACTGTGTTTATATGGACACAGACACATTGGATAGGAGGAGGAGAATGTTCATAGGGCTATATTCTATTTTATAAAGAGTGAGAAACTCTGTAAGAGGAGGTCGACGaaagaaagaagtaaaaaaCAGTGGACTGGCACACGTTAACATGTCGACCGTCGGATCTAGTACTACTAGGCCGTGCAGGACCCTCTATTGTGTACTCCCTGTGTCCCCAGTC from Populus alba chromosome 8, ASM523922v2, whole genome shotgun sequence encodes the following:
- the LOC118055051 gene encoding inactive leucine-rich repeat receptor-like serine/threonine-protein kinase At1g60630, with product MEPLVSRYPFLLLLLYLCVVSLLSPVRSGDAEALLTLKSAIDPLNSLSWQQGINVCKWQGVKECKNGRVTKLVVEYQNLSGTLDSKILNQLDQLRVLSFKGNSLSGQIPSLSGLVNLKSLFLQTNNFSGDFPDSITGLHRLKVIVLAQNQISGPIPASLLKLSRLYVLYLEDNKFTGAIPPLNQTSLRFFNVSNNQLSGQIPVTSSLIRFNTSSFLGNLNLCGLQIQNPCNNVNLGPSPSPTSPTSKPSSKHSKIIKIVAGSVGGFMFVIICLLLARCFCFENGPKKEGSSVLGVVGAERGGEALGGGGGGGGGGGMDGNSGGRQGGFSWEGEGLGSLVFLGAGDQKMCYSLEDLLKASAETLGRGTIGSTYKAVMESGFIVTVKRLKDSRYPRLEEFRRHMELLGRLRHPILVPLRAYFQAKEERLLVYDYFPNGSLFSLLHGTRTSGGGKPLHWTSCLKIAEDLATGLLYIHQNPGSTHGNLKSSNVLLGPEFESCLTDYGLTTFRNPESLEEPSATSLFYRAPEIRDVRKPPTQPADVYSFGVLLLELLTGRTPFQDLVQEHGPDIPRWVRSVREEETESGDDPASGNEAAEEKLQALVNIAVACVSLTPENRPSMRDVLKMIRDARAEAQVSSNSSDYSPGRWSDTVQSLPREEHFTI